From the Takifugu flavidus isolate HTHZ2018 chromosome 12, ASM371156v2, whole genome shotgun sequence genome, one window contains:
- the rhbdd1 gene encoding rhomboid-related protein 4 isoform X1 has translation MNDRLVRRSKEITQFIYTPYIPTSRVLGPVAFVGSDMGVIPQYGHWMETVAVKNQLNQKPKKRVSSKSIRMRNRQRGSHLGLLLLASQLFQVGLDKIPPVTLAVLGLNVYLFLFPAAPLMQACVSVQRAYWFKEWHRLLLSPLHHADDFHLYFNMVSFLWKGVRLERRLGGAWFLYLLSVFSLLTGVVYLALETLLAELTQDQSYNMQCAVGFSGVLFALKVINNHYYPGGTTYVMGLPISNRYASWVELVLIHITAPGTSLIGHLSGIVVGLLYTVGPLKTIMKRCAGFVTSNGYTHAGANYGSGTSGYSTGYGGHPRHQQNYAPNYAPNPNESYTGGLTEEEQIEAAIRNSLYDRGQTNHRGAPPPYGFSSPEEAIAEEIRQRRLRRFDS, from the exons ATGAATGATCGTCTTGTTAGAAGATCAAAAGAAATCACGCAATTTATTTATACCCCGTACATACCTACGTCAAG AGTGTTAGGGCCAGTAGCGTTCGTGGGGAGTGACATGGGTGTAATTCCACAATATGGCCACTGGATGGAA ACGGTGGCAGTAAAGAACCAACTTAACCAAAAGCCGAAGAAG AGAGTGAGCTCAAAAAGTATCAGAAtgagaaacagacagagaggatCCCATCTGGGTTTGCTGCTCTTGGCCTCCCAGCTTTTCCAGGTGGGTCTGGACAAGATCCCCCCAGTAACGCTGGCTGTTCTGGGACTCAACGTGTACCTGTTTCtgtttccagcagctccacttaTGCAG GCCTGTGTGAGTGTCCAGCGGGCGTACTGGTTTAAAGAATGGCACCGTCTTCTGTTGTCTCCGTTGCACCATGCTGATGATTTTCACCTCTACTTCAACATGGTGTCATTTCTTTGGAAAGGCGTTCGACTGGAGAGACGCCTGGGTGGAGCCTGGTTCCTCTACCtgctctcagttttctcccttCTCACTGGGGTGGTGTATCTGGCCTTGGAAACTCTGTTAGCAGAGCTTACCCAGGATCAGTCATACAATATGCAGTGTGCTGTTGGCTTCTCAG GGGTTCTTTTTGCTCTGAAGGTGATCAATAACCATTATTACCCTGGAGGCACGACCTATGTGATGGGTTTACCTATATCTAATCGCTATGCTAGCTGGGTAGAGCTAGTGCTGATACACATAACTGCGCCTGG GACTTCATTGATTGGTCATCTGTCGGGTATCGTGGTGGGCCTGCTCTACACTGTTGGACCACTAAAGACCATCATGAAGAGATGTGCAG GCTTCGTCACTTCCAATGGATACACCCACGCTGGAGCAAACTACGGCTCAGGCACTTCAG GGTACAGCACCGGGTACGGAGGGCATCCCAGACACCAGCAGAATTATGCACCAAATTATGCACCAAATCCAAACGAATCCTACACAGGTgggctgacagaggaggagcagataGAAGCGGCCATTAGAAACAGTCTGTATGACAGGG GTCAGACCAACCACAGAGGAGCTCCTCCACCTTACGGTTTCTCCTCTCCTGAGGAGGCAATAGCTGAAGAAATCAGGCAGCGGAGACTAAGGAGGTTTGACAGCTGA
- the rhbdd1 gene encoding rhomboid-related protein 4 isoform X3 → MNDRLVRRSKEITQFIYTPYIPTSRVLGPVAFVGSDMGVIPQYGHWMETVAVKNQLNQKPKKRVSSKSIRMRNRQRGSHLGLLLLASQLFQVGLDKIPPVTLAVLGLNVYLFLFPAAPLMQACVSVQRAYWFKEWHRLLLSPLHHADDFHLYFNMVSFLWKGVRLERRLGGAWFLYLLSVFSLLTGVVYLALETLLAELTQDQSYNMQCAVGFSGVLFALKVINNHYYPGGTTYVMGLPISNRYASWVELVLIHITAPGTSLIGHLSGIVVGLLYTVGPLKTIMKRCAGFVTSNGYTHAGANYGSGTSGYSTGYGGHPRHQQNYAPNYAPNPNESYTGQTNHRGAPPPYGFSSPEEAIAEEIRQRRLRRFDS, encoded by the exons ATGAATGATCGTCTTGTTAGAAGATCAAAAGAAATCACGCAATTTATTTATACCCCGTACATACCTACGTCAAG AGTGTTAGGGCCAGTAGCGTTCGTGGGGAGTGACATGGGTGTAATTCCACAATATGGCCACTGGATGGAA ACGGTGGCAGTAAAGAACCAACTTAACCAAAAGCCGAAGAAG AGAGTGAGCTCAAAAAGTATCAGAAtgagaaacagacagagaggatCCCATCTGGGTTTGCTGCTCTTGGCCTCCCAGCTTTTCCAGGTGGGTCTGGACAAGATCCCCCCAGTAACGCTGGCTGTTCTGGGACTCAACGTGTACCTGTTTCtgtttccagcagctccacttaTGCAG GCCTGTGTGAGTGTCCAGCGGGCGTACTGGTTTAAAGAATGGCACCGTCTTCTGTTGTCTCCGTTGCACCATGCTGATGATTTTCACCTCTACTTCAACATGGTGTCATTTCTTTGGAAAGGCGTTCGACTGGAGAGACGCCTGGGTGGAGCCTGGTTCCTCTACCtgctctcagttttctcccttCTCACTGGGGTGGTGTATCTGGCCTTGGAAACTCTGTTAGCAGAGCTTACCCAGGATCAGTCATACAATATGCAGTGTGCTGTTGGCTTCTCAG GGGTTCTTTTTGCTCTGAAGGTGATCAATAACCATTATTACCCTGGAGGCACGACCTATGTGATGGGTTTACCTATATCTAATCGCTATGCTAGCTGGGTAGAGCTAGTGCTGATACACATAACTGCGCCTGG GACTTCATTGATTGGTCATCTGTCGGGTATCGTGGTGGGCCTGCTCTACACTGTTGGACCACTAAAGACCATCATGAAGAGATGTGCAG GCTTCGTCACTTCCAATGGATACACCCACGCTGGAGCAAACTACGGCTCAGGCACTTCAG GGTACAGCACCGGGTACGGAGGGCATCCCAGACACCAGCAGAATTATGCACCAAATTATGCACCAAATCCAAACGAATCCTACACAG GTCAGACCAACCACAGAGGAGCTCCTCCACCTTACGGTTTCTCCTCTCCTGAGGAGGCAATAGCTGAAGAAATCAGGCAGCGGAGACTAAGGAGGTTTGACAGCTGA
- the rhbdd1 gene encoding rhomboid-related protein 4 isoform X2 — protein sequence MNDRLVRRSKEITQFIYTPYIPTSRVLGPVAFVGSDMGVIPQYGHWMERVSSKSIRMRNRQRGSHLGLLLLASQLFQVGLDKIPPVTLAVLGLNVYLFLFPAAPLMQACVSVQRAYWFKEWHRLLLSPLHHADDFHLYFNMVSFLWKGVRLERRLGGAWFLYLLSVFSLLTGVVYLALETLLAELTQDQSYNMQCAVGFSGVLFALKVINNHYYPGGTTYVMGLPISNRYASWVELVLIHITAPGTSLIGHLSGIVVGLLYTVGPLKTIMKRCAGFVTSNGYTHAGANYGSGTSGYSTGYGGHPRHQQNYAPNYAPNPNESYTGGLTEEEQIEAAIRNSLYDRGQTNHRGAPPPYGFSSPEEAIAEEIRQRRLRRFDS from the exons ATGAATGATCGTCTTGTTAGAAGATCAAAAGAAATCACGCAATTTATTTATACCCCGTACATACCTACGTCAAG AGTGTTAGGGCCAGTAGCGTTCGTGGGGAGTGACATGGGTGTAATTCCACAATATGGCCACTGGATGGAA AGAGTGAGCTCAAAAAGTATCAGAAtgagaaacagacagagaggatCCCATCTGGGTTTGCTGCTCTTGGCCTCCCAGCTTTTCCAGGTGGGTCTGGACAAGATCCCCCCAGTAACGCTGGCTGTTCTGGGACTCAACGTGTACCTGTTTCtgtttccagcagctccacttaTGCAG GCCTGTGTGAGTGTCCAGCGGGCGTACTGGTTTAAAGAATGGCACCGTCTTCTGTTGTCTCCGTTGCACCATGCTGATGATTTTCACCTCTACTTCAACATGGTGTCATTTCTTTGGAAAGGCGTTCGACTGGAGAGACGCCTGGGTGGAGCCTGGTTCCTCTACCtgctctcagttttctcccttCTCACTGGGGTGGTGTATCTGGCCTTGGAAACTCTGTTAGCAGAGCTTACCCAGGATCAGTCATACAATATGCAGTGTGCTGTTGGCTTCTCAG GGGTTCTTTTTGCTCTGAAGGTGATCAATAACCATTATTACCCTGGAGGCACGACCTATGTGATGGGTTTACCTATATCTAATCGCTATGCTAGCTGGGTAGAGCTAGTGCTGATACACATAACTGCGCCTGG GACTTCATTGATTGGTCATCTGTCGGGTATCGTGGTGGGCCTGCTCTACACTGTTGGACCACTAAAGACCATCATGAAGAGATGTGCAG GCTTCGTCACTTCCAATGGATACACCCACGCTGGAGCAAACTACGGCTCAGGCACTTCAG GGTACAGCACCGGGTACGGAGGGCATCCCAGACACCAGCAGAATTATGCACCAAATTATGCACCAAATCCAAACGAATCCTACACAGGTgggctgacagaggaggagcagataGAAGCGGCCATTAGAAACAGTCTGTATGACAGGG GTCAGACCAACCACAGAGGAGCTCCTCCACCTTACGGTTTCTCCTCTCCTGAGGAGGCAATAGCTGAAGAAATCAGGCAGCGGAGACTAAGGAGGTTTGACAGCTGA
- the rhbdd1 gene encoding rhomboid-related protein 4 isoform X4 — protein sequence MRNRQRGSHLGLLLLASQLFQVGLDKIPPVTLAVLGLNVYLFLFPAAPLMQACVSVQRAYWFKEWHRLLLSPLHHADDFHLYFNMVSFLWKGVRLERRLGGAWFLYLLSVFSLLTGVVYLALETLLAELTQDQSYNMQCAVGFSGVLFALKVINNHYYPGGTTYVMGLPISNRYASWVELVLIHITAPGTSLIGHLSGIVVGLLYTVGPLKTIMKRCAGFVTSNGYTHAGANYGSGTSGYSTGYGGHPRHQQNYAPNYAPNPNESYTGGLTEEEQIEAAIRNSLYDRGQTNHRGAPPPYGFSSPEEAIAEEIRQRRLRRFDS from the exons AtgagaaacagacagagaggatCCCATCTGGGTTTGCTGCTCTTGGCCTCCCAGCTTTTCCAGGTGGGTCTGGACAAGATCCCCCCAGTAACGCTGGCTGTTCTGGGACTCAACGTGTACCTGTTTCtgtttccagcagctccacttaTGCAG GCCTGTGTGAGTGTCCAGCGGGCGTACTGGTTTAAAGAATGGCACCGTCTTCTGTTGTCTCCGTTGCACCATGCTGATGATTTTCACCTCTACTTCAACATGGTGTCATTTCTTTGGAAAGGCGTTCGACTGGAGAGACGCCTGGGTGGAGCCTGGTTCCTCTACCtgctctcagttttctcccttCTCACTGGGGTGGTGTATCTGGCCTTGGAAACTCTGTTAGCAGAGCTTACCCAGGATCAGTCATACAATATGCAGTGTGCTGTTGGCTTCTCAG GGGTTCTTTTTGCTCTGAAGGTGATCAATAACCATTATTACCCTGGAGGCACGACCTATGTGATGGGTTTACCTATATCTAATCGCTATGCTAGCTGGGTAGAGCTAGTGCTGATACACATAACTGCGCCTGG GACTTCATTGATTGGTCATCTGTCGGGTATCGTGGTGGGCCTGCTCTACACTGTTGGACCACTAAAGACCATCATGAAGAGATGTGCAG GCTTCGTCACTTCCAATGGATACACCCACGCTGGAGCAAACTACGGCTCAGGCACTTCAG GGTACAGCACCGGGTACGGAGGGCATCCCAGACACCAGCAGAATTATGCACCAAATTATGCACCAAATCCAAACGAATCCTACACAGGTgggctgacagaggaggagcagataGAAGCGGCCATTAGAAACAGTCTGTATGACAGGG GTCAGACCAACCACAGAGGAGCTCCTCCACCTTACGGTTTCTCCTCTCCTGAGGAGGCAATAGCTGAAGAAATCAGGCAGCGGAGACTAAGGAGGTTTGACAGCTGA